In one Komagataeibacter sp. FNDCR2 genomic region, the following are encoded:
- the zwf gene encoding glucose-6-phosphate dehydrogenase, whose product MALSPDISATPAATGQRPVSPAGARTAPPCTLVIFGAHGDLTKRLLVPALYNLVGSHLLDDGFRIIGVDRVDTTTAQWRDGLHDMMESFTRDPDAEFHPASIDAAQWDWLASRLEYVQADFGDVAAIRALGEKLPGNAIFYLAIPSRFFAPVVETLGKAGVVTQKEGAFRRVVIEKPFGSDLASARALNRQVLAVLDESQVFRIDHFLGKETVQNILAMRFGNLIFEPLWRNEYVDHIEITAAETIGVEQRGAFYEPTGALRDMVPNHLFQLFAMVAMEPPNTFCAESVRNAKEQLFEAVTPMDPRDAVRGQYAAGTVDGRPMVGYRESPGVSPHSNTETYVALKLHVDNWRWAGVPFYLRTGKGLGGRRTEIVVQFRKPPMLMFRGTETDDLPPNRIILNIQPAQGLTVEMGAKKPGPEMDLTDVQARFRYEDVFTSTPNVGYETLLYDCLMGDETLFQRADNIEAAWKAVDPVLQAWAKDTTGPEIYPAGASGPKGADELLKRDGRAWYPLDRA is encoded by the coding sequence ATGGCCTTATCACCTGACATTTCCGCAACGCCGGCCGCGACCGGCCAGCGCCCGGTTTCCCCCGCCGGGGCGCGCACCGCGCCCCCCTGCACGCTCGTCATCTTCGGCGCGCATGGGGATCTGACCAAGCGGCTGCTTGTTCCGGCTCTTTATAATCTTGTGGGCAGCCACCTGCTTGATGACGGTTTCCGCATCATCGGCGTGGACCGCGTGGACACCACCACCGCGCAGTGGCGCGACGGGCTGCATGACATGATGGAGTCCTTCACCAGGGATCCGGACGCGGAATTCCATCCCGCCAGCATCGACGCCGCCCAGTGGGACTGGCTGGCCAGCAGGCTGGAATACGTGCAGGCGGATTTTGGCGATGTCGCCGCCATCCGCGCGCTGGGCGAAAAGCTGCCGGGCAACGCCATCTTCTATCTCGCCATCCCTTCGCGCTTCTTCGCCCCCGTGGTGGAAACGCTGGGCAAGGCGGGCGTGGTGACGCAGAAGGAGGGCGCATTCCGCCGCGTGGTGATTGAAAAGCCCTTCGGTTCCGACCTGGCCAGCGCGCGCGCGCTCAACCGGCAGGTGCTGGCGGTACTCGATGAGTCGCAGGTGTTCCGCATCGACCATTTCCTGGGCAAGGAGACGGTGCAGAACATTCTCGCCATGCGGTTCGGCAACCTGATATTCGAGCCGCTGTGGCGTAACGAATATGTCGATCACATCGAGATCACCGCCGCCGAGACCATTGGCGTGGAACAGCGCGGCGCGTTTTACGAACCCACGGGCGCGTTGCGCGACATGGTGCCCAACCACCTGTTCCAGCTTTTCGCCATGGTGGCGATGGAACCCCCCAATACCTTCTGCGCCGAGAGCGTGCGCAACGCCAAGGAACAGCTTTTCGAGGCCGTCACCCCCATGGACCCGCGCGACGCGGTGCGCGGGCAGTACGCGGCGGGCACGGTGGATGGCAGGCCGATGGTCGGCTACCGCGAAAGCCCCGGCGTTTCCCCGCACAGCAATACCGAAACCTATGTGGCGCTGAAACTGCATGTGGATAACTGGCGCTGGGCCGGGGTGCCGTTCTACCTGCGCACCGGCAAGGGTCTGGGCGGGCGGCGGACAGAAATCGTCGTGCAGTTCCGCAAGCCGCCGATGCTGATGTTCCGCGGGACCGAGACGGACGACCTGCCGCCCAACCGCATCATCCTCAACATCCAGCCCGCGCAGGGGCTGACGGTGGAAATGGGGGCCAAGAAGCCGGGCCCGGAAATGGACCTGACCGATGTGCAGGCCCGCTTCAGGTATGAGGATGTTTTCACCAGCACCCCCAATGTCGGCTACGAAACCCTGCTGTATGACTGCCTGATGGGGGATGAAACCCTGTTCCAGCGCGCCGATAACATCGAAGCGGCATGGAAAGCGGTCGATCCCGTCCTGCAGGCATGGGCTAAGGACACGACCGGCCCGGAAATCTATCCCGCCGGTGCGTCCGGCCCCAAGGGGGCGGATGAACTGCTCAAACGCGACGGGCGGGCATGGTATCCGCTGGATCGCGCCTGA